A segment of the Lolium perenne isolate Kyuss_39 chromosome 3, Kyuss_2.0, whole genome shotgun sequence genome:
AATGCAGCGTTCACGTACGAGCCCGGCAAGGACTCGGTGCTGATCGTCGACGAGAAGGCCTACGACGCCTGCGACACGGGCTCGCCGGTGGACACCTTCTCCGACGGCAACACCGTCTTCACCTTCACCAAGTCCGGGCCCTTCTACTTCATCAGCGGCAACAAGGACAACTGCAACCGCAACGAgaaactcgtcgtcgtcgtcatgggCCCCCGCGCCGCCGACAACGGCACGGCCACACACACCGCGCTGGCTCCCTCGCCCGCTTACAATGGCGTCACCttctcgccgccgtcgccgccacctCCCTTCGGAATAGACATCTCGCCCACGGCAAGCGAGCCGAGCGCCGCGGTCGTCAAGGCGGCAGGCATGGCCGGCACGGCCGCGTTCGTCATCGGGGCCATGTTCTACGCACTTGTTTGATACCTACGTTTTGTCCATATGTATACGCGTGCGTGCGGAATAACAAGTGTGGTTAACAGTACAGCTACCTGTGTATCGAAATCGTGTAACCGTTGGTTTGAATTAAGCTTGTTAATTGTTAATATTACGCCGTATCTGAAATTAACTATCTCTCTATCTCTACTTAAAAGAACAAAAAAGTGGGAGCGGTGTTTTGGCACCTGGGAGCATATGATCTCGGTTTTTAAACTTCTTTTTGAATGTAGTTTCAAAATGTTTGAAAAATTCGAACGCAAAATTTAGTGGGTACATCTCGAAATTTTACACGTTCACAAAGTGGTTCCACAGAAAACCGACATTTTGATTGTCATCTGTAAAAACGAGCTGTAAAAAAAAGTTGTGTACGAAACGTTTTGTTTGTTTTTTTCGCAAGAAATGTCATTTTTCGCAAAACTTGATGTGCACACGTAAAATGTCGATACGTAAGTGagaatttttttgtttgaattttttgacatttcaaaatgtttttttggtggtaggagcatatgctcccaagtgccgaattgaatttctgcaAAAAAAAGTTCCGTATTCCGTTTCTTGTCTGTTTCGCTCGCCCTTAGTAGCTCCACCAAGAGTTCAACCTTCACGCAATTATCAGGCGTCCCCTTTCCCATTCCCACATCGTTCGCTTCCCCACGTACCCAGGCCCCTTTCACGCCGCAACTGCGGCCCGCTTCCCTGCATGTTTTGTCGAAGCTTCAGGCTTTCCCCCTCCGCCCACCTCCATTGACGATCCGGCCGCCATGCCTAGTTTTGTTCCACCTGCGCCCTACAAATCATCCCCACCGCCCGGTAGGAGCTGACTAGGAGATCTGACACTTGATCAATGGAGGAGGTGGTACCTTCTATGGTTCTACTTTAGTTGCTTCCGCCTCTGCCGCTAGAGTTGCAGACGAAGGAGCAGGGAGAGGGCTGGCGGGCTATCTACTACCTCCGGTGCCGAGTAGGGTGGGAGCCTGAGTTGGGTGGCACATGGAGAAATGATTTAGTAAGCATACGCGTAGGTCACTCTCTATCCTAGCCGTTCATGGTTCTTGGGATTGGACCCCCACTGCTTGTTGATTTACATTATGTGACATGGGCCCTATGCAAAATCTGATTAGAGAATCTAAAGATTCTGCTACCAGGGATAGCTATCTATATAGTAATAATACAAGGAATATGACCAGAGGTTGGTCTTCCTTGTGGAGTGACTAAAGTGTCAGCTTAAGAAGTTGTGCAATGCAAAGAGGAAAATAACCGgtctaatttctccaacaatggaTTGTCCTGCAAATTACTCCAAGTGAACGTCCTTCCTTTAAGGGGTAATTCAGTGATGTTTTGCTCTCTAATAAAGTCATTGAAAGTGAGCATGTCATTAATGTTACTACCTGGTTTATTTCTATCGTGTGGGGATCTTATAAAATTAAAATCTCCTACTAACAACTGATCTTCCTTAGGAGGGATGTTTAGGTCAAATAACCACTTCACAAACTCATCTTTTTGTTCACCAGCACTGGGCCATAAATATTTACCAGAGTCTAAGATTGTGAGGAGACAATAGAGGTAAAGTGATTAGATAAAGCAAATGGTTCACGGTGGATTATCATGCCAGTGAACATAGAACTCTTCCAAATCACAACTATCCCACTAGAAGCACCAGAAGAAGGGACATAAAGGAAATCATCAAAACATGGAGAACAACTTGATTTAATAAAAGCCATATCAAAGAACTCTTTCTTGGTCTCTTGCAAGAAAATCACAGAACACCCACTTATATCAATAATATTTCTCAAAGAAAGTTGTTTAGATTTAGCATTTAAACCACGAATGTTCCAACAAAGTACAATCCATTTCTTCAAAAATATTCATACTGATATAAACAGAAATAGAAGATCTCAATATTTTGTCTTGTCCTGGAGTGCAGCCAAAAAAGCTTTTTGGGGGAGAGTTCTTCAAGAGGGACATCACAAAGGTTGACTCCAATATCCTGGATCACTCGTATTGGAGTATCCAGAATATTCATAGTTTCCTCCACCTCTGGATTCTCAAGATCGTCAACCACTATTTCCTTGATAACCACTGCAGGTGTTTTCCTAAGCTTTACCTTTGATACCGATGGCCTGGCATCAGATACATTCTTGGGCCTGAAGCCTTGATACCTGCTACTACGTGTACTCCTCTTGACTTGGCTGCTGCAAGTAGGCACAATAGAATTAGCAGCATTTGCAGAACTTCCTTTCCTCTTATGTCCTAGAACAGTAATGTCAGCAAAGGATTGTGGCGATTCTTTTGCAGCAAATTTTTCAGTTAATGCAGCAGAAGAATATGCCAGGTTACTAGTGGAGGGGCTATCCAAAAGCTCAATTCTCCTAGCCACCCTCCTCCTCTGATAAAGTGAGTAGAGATCACTAGTAAGGTCATGCACATGGAGGTAGGCATattaatagaaaaagaaataaaccTACAGTTTTCAAGGAGAACATTTGGTTATTGACATGTCTCCAAAGCAGTTCTTGCTAGGGTAATTATGGCCTAGATTTCTGCATGCAGATCAGCAAAGGAGCCCTCATTAACAATGAATGTGCTAAGCTGGACAATAGTACGAGCATCAATTAGCATGTTATCCCCACCAGAAGAACTGGAGGAAGTAGAACCAGACAAGCTATCATGCCAGGCGTTCATAAAGATGTCAGTAATATTGTTGGAAGGATGAGGTAAACCAGCAGAGAAATGAACTCCTTATTCAGCTAACATTGTTTGGAAATTAAACTAAGGAGGATCTTGCTCTTGGACAACTTGGAAAGGAGGAAGCTGCTCTTGTACTGGCTGCAGATGAATGTGTTGTGCATGCTGATGTCCTTGTTGCTGCTATCATGCTGCCCCAAACTGTTGATTCTGTTGCCACCATATTGCTATCTGTTGTTGATAGAGTTGCTCAACAGACATGTCAGGCACATATATAGAGAGGATGAGGATCTCCATTATCTGGCTCAGGTTCATGTGGAGGAGGTGGGACATAAGCTTCATGTCCATTCCAGTCAGAACTCCTAAGCATTATAACCGGGACTGTCCAACTATGGCGAGCACCACCTAACTGATGTACCACCATGCTTTTGGGCACAAACTTAGGGTCCATAATCCATGCATTCACCAAAAAAATTCTTGATACCTCTCTGATTATGCGAAATCGATAATAGTCCAAAATCTTCAACAACATTGTGAATGTACTGGGTAGTCTGGTAGTCTAGGGGAAAACCTAGATAAAAGATCCACATTTCTCTCCCAAAAGTAGTTAAGCTCATATTCTTAGCCTCATTATGCTTAACAAAGTTGatatttgtatcttcatcaagcTCATAGGTCAGACCTACTACGACATCTGCAGCCATTGTATCTCTCAAAGTATAAACACCTAAGTCAAATGGGTGATCATCATAATAACGAACTATGTGTCACTTAGTGACCGACAAATTCCTAAGATCTTATCTCATCTGCTCTCTGTGTTGAATTGGGATGAATCAATTTATCTCTGCGATACCCTATCATGCTGCAATGGTGCCACAGCGGGCACCACTAAGTTGGTGCGTACCTTGTGATCTGGTGGCCCTTGGTCGATCGTCATCCCCTCTAGTAAGAAGGCGAGCGGATTAACCGGGAAGTTGGACATGGCGGTGACGTCTTCTGAAGGAAGGACTGTAGCAGGGGGAGAAGGAAAGGTGATATGtcccaaacatatctataatttttgttgctccatgcttgttttgttataattcttatatgttttatgtgcacttttccacattTTTTAGCATTTCCTGGGACTAACTTATTAacgcagtgtcagttcctgttttctgctgtttttgggtttcagaaaagttgtacatgaaagtttcttggaattggacgaaacaaaagcccagagtcttattttcccgggacgaagacggagccagaaggacacgcgcaggagagctgccacatGGCAGTACATTGGGCAGGCGCGACCCCACCCTTGGCCACGCCTAGCCCATGTattggcgcctcgtcgcctcgtttgctccgcccttccgcctatttattcctcgtatcgggaaaatcctagggacgagagcctccatccacgaaaagttccgacgcCGGCGTCAATCgagaccctagttcgggagggttctgcagtccatcccggcaccctgccggagagggaaatcaccgccggagtCCTCTACATTGCCGTGTCTTCATCTGagatgatgcgtgagtagtcctccacgggaccatgggtccatagcagtagctcgatggttgtcctctccttgttgtgcttcatgtatagatcttgtgagctgcccaacatgatcaagatcatctatttgtaattgctacatgttggtttgatgtggatccgattatagagagattgctttggttgagattatgtattatgttattatgatcttgcatgctctccgttcctAGTAGATgttttggccaagtagatgctagcgactccaagagggagtatttatgctcgatagtgggttcatgcctctatttaaccatgggaagtgaccttgttctctacggttgtagatgtgatgttgcaactagggagaaaacaacggtgttctattcaagggtagtttcatcgtttactttacacacatagcttaaagcgatagtccgttgcttgcaacttaatactggagggtgtcgcggatgcaatcctgaaggtggattattagtcatagatgcagttggattacggtctatgtatattgttgtaatgcccgcatactttcatagcatgtattctgtaacatcccaagtttcaataaaaggaacaagagagagatttcaagaatccaaaaatccgagccaacaaaaactttttctcatcatataggactatgcatattagctcaccttatgaatttatttgagtgtgcttttgccatgatgcttgtttgtgtgttactctcattctaaaaccctagcaatgatccctTGATcttccaaagtcaaataaaaaggaaatagaaaagaaattctaaaaatcaacttcacactcacataaggcctatgccatttttacaaatctttgatctagaccaatttggtttgcaccattagttgtaaatggatactaaacacttattaacacttttggaaacaatcaaactcaattcaaatcaaatttgaaccaaatttgtgatcacatgtgattatggtcatgtggGGCAATTTCAGcaagatacccactttgagcccctggttttcaattttctctttctacacttggccaactctttgcacctcttccaagatctcatcaaggactacaactttgctcaagggacCCACCTCTAACCctgtctcaaattcaaatggcaagcaagcaaagtcaggactttgaaacaaaactaagatcatatgcaatttgagattttgcaaaccaactccaaattgaaccaaaccccaccattctactccctttaatatatgattacaacccaccaaaaagaatttcaaaattcaaaaattaatttcttgcgggcattctatcaaacaccttgtatgcagggaatcaatttgtgcccataCTGAAATTTGTGGAGACTTAGTCCAAGCCTGAGCCTCCACAGCACCCCCGGAGCTTCCTATCACCTCCCTGCCACCTCTCTCTCACCTGCCCAGCACTGGAGAAGCTCCATTTGACCAagacatgccatgccgtggcatgtcaTGCCACCCTCACGCTCTCTCTCCCTCTGGTCAATTCCAGCATGCACCACCTTGTCCATCACCTTCCTCTCACTCACCTGAGCAAGACCCAACACTGCCTCGACGAAAAATATTACCGCAACGTGTAGAAACCgtcgcgcccagacacgcccaggcacgcccatgccgcgccagagcgcgcatggcgttcaccctggacgcgccagagcgctcTGACGCCCACGTCCCTGCGCCACCTCGACCCCTCCTCTCAGCACCAGTCGACGCACGACGGCTCACTGGACCGCCTGGACACGctcactggcccgcgggaacgccaggCGCGATGACCACGACGACGAGCTTCCGCCACGGTGACGCacgctcccgtcaagctcaccgtcGCCTCAGAGCCTCGTTTTCACTGCCAGCAAGCGCGTCATCTTTGCCAGGACACCAGTAACACGATGCGCCCATCCCTTGCCTCTTcgccgccctggaacgacgacgacgatgacgaccctaGCTGAGCGCCGCGGCCACCTCCCGCGCCTATAAAAGGGGAGCCCCTCCCACTGAACTGAGCACGCCAACACCTTCCCCTCCTCACCACAGAACTCCTCGCCACTCCAATTTCACCAATTAGTCGCCGGAGGcctccaatcgcaagctcgccgccgccgccagtacacgaagcaagccggagcaggaggccacctcaggcgacgccgctgcttccatctgcttcaccgtcgtcgacaacgtcccTGCGCACATCACCGACGACCGCcgaagctccgacgagctcgccgactgatacgtctccaacgtatcgataatttcttatgttccatgccacattattgatgttatctacatgttttatgcacactttatgtcatattcgtctattttctggaactaacctattaacaagatgccgaaaggccagttgctgttttctgctgtttttggttccagaaaggctgttcgggcaatattctcggaattggatgaaatcaacgccaaacctcctatttttcccggaaggctccagaacaccgaagaagagtcggagaggggccagggggccaccacaccacatggcggcgcgggccaggccttggccgcgccggcctagggtgtggcgcccccaggtgcccccctgcgtcgcctcttcgcctataaaagccctttcgacctaaaaacgcagtaccaattgacgaaactccagaaagactccaggggcgccgccgccatcgcgaaactccaattcgggggacagaactctgtttcggcaccctgccgggacggggaattgcccccggagccatctccatcgccgtctccaccgccatcttcaccgccatcgctgcctccatgatgaggagggagtaatccacccccgaggctgagggctccgctgtagctatgtggttcatctctctcccatgtacctcaatacaataatctcatgagctgctttacatgattgagattcatatgagtttgtatcacaatttatctatgtgctactctagcaatgttattaaagtagttctattcctcctacacgatgtaatggtgatagtgtgtgcatccgtgttagtacttggtttatgctatgatcatgatctcttgtagattgcgaagttaactattgctatgatagtattgatgtgatctattcctcctacatatgcatgaaggtgacagtgtgcatgctatgttagtacttggtttagttgtattgatctatcttacactataaggttacttaaatatgaacatcgaattgtggagcttgttaactccggcattgagggttcgtgtaatcctacgcaatgtgttcatcatccaacaaaagtgtagagtatgcatttatctattctgttatgtgatcaatattgagagtgtccactagtgaaagtgtaatccctaggccttgttcctaaatactgctatcgctgcttgtttactgttttactgcgtgactactgctgcaatactaccaccatcaactacacgccaacaagctattttctggcaccgttgctactgctcatatatattcataccacctgtatttcactatctcttcgccgaactagtgcacctattaggtgtgttggggacacaagagacttcttgctttgtggttgcagggttgcatgagagggatatctttgacctcttcctccctgagttcgataaaccttgggtgatccacttaagggaaaacttgctgctgttctacaaacctctgctcttggaggcccaacactgtctacaggaaaaggagggggaagtagacatcaagctattttctggcgccgttgccggggaggaaaggtaaaaggcactcatactccggttccaggtaacagtactttcctgacgccattgtgtttgtgctcgaagctatttcctttagatcctgcaattgcatctttttgtttcttgtttacactagttaggcataatggaaaacaacaaaaaaattggtgagctttttaatctttttcctgatttagaattgtttgatgcgaaaattaaaaaacctatggaaccttatttgcatgctagtagcgatgttattagtatgaatgcaattactgctaatgctatgaagaagtctaagcttggggaagctagtttttgtgatctttttagcttcccatctttaggggagaaaatttgttctgataatgctttatctcccatatgcgataactctaatgatgcttctgatattttaaaaccgcctgctgaaagtattccgtataaagtacctatgaaaattattgaacgtgttatggacaaccactataaaggggatggaactgtccatcctagagatcatttactgtttttgcacgaattatgcgggttattcaagtgtgcaggtatctctatggatgaagtgaggaagaagctattctgtttatttgtctggtaaagcggcgcattggtataaattgttggagaatagacattctcttggttgggaggaaattgcatctctcttttattctaaattttatcctccgcatgaagtgcatattgataggaattatatttataacttttatcctcgtgatggagagagtatttctcaagcatgggggagattgaaatcactaatgctcaaatgtcccattcatgagctcccccgtaatattattgttaataatttttatgcgaggctttcaggacaacacaaggactatctggacgcgtgttcgaagggatctttcacaagcaaggaggttgaagccaggtgggatcttcttgatcggattgaggacaacgcggaaggatgggagaacaacaaaggtaaagagtcaggtataaattatgattatgaatgcattgaagcttttatggataccgataaatttcgaaatatgagtgctacttatggtcttgactctcaagttgctgcaaatctttataaatcctttgcttctcattttgaattgcccaagaagaattttgataagtatcatgaaccttttaaagaggcttgcatgaagaatgaaatcgttgttaattattgcaataagcatgctcaaactcctaagaatgctatttcctataagcatgttaatttttgtggaatgcatagaccttgtggaattaatcaagtcaaagatgaatattgcatccatcatattaatgaaaaaactagaaagtggtctagggctctagatgatcttggtaaaaaagtttgtgccctctatccttttatttgtgaagtttgccatgaagtgggtcattttaattttcaatgcccctccaatgataatttgaacccaatgagtgctgcaaatttgtattgtgatgatgaaattactcctaatcagcatgatgaacttactttatttttggggtgtgaagaattgtcgagaaaaatctctttgttacatatgagtgatcttgatattgatgatgtcctgcataggtgtttttcttattgcattgataatagccatacaaatacttacatacaaaatattttagaagatgacaccttgccaaaatatgataggaccgctgtgtgttttcaactaattaatgaaaaggagggatcctcccaagtttcttctattgtttctgaaagtaaatcaggttatgcggacgagccacccttcaagcctcttcctcctaaagaagggaacgaggagaaggaagagaagaagaagaagaagaagggaacgaagaagaagaagaagaagaagaaggagaataaaaagaaagaggtaacggcgtatccccgcgtgaatgagataacgctaggtaaccgtaagtatgttgctcctaatgattattgtgataatgaatctgaatacgatgatcttcctataccctttacatacattagcaatcatgatttgaatgagcacactacttttgatattgcaaatctctgggaaactacttctgaaaatgatgatgataataattgccatagtgtcagtgctatccatgcttcctcccataatgatatagaaagctctaagcttggggaagaggtgtttgaaaatccttttgctactggtcattatgttcttgatacatctccttctaataacaatgatggtatggacatagataaaccaactgtgaaagataactattctatttcttatgatgacactgcgcctccgatctttgatgattattataaagaatgctatgatataggttataacaatccttatgaaacttgtcatagtcatgattggattaccaaaaacaattcccttaatatgcaacttgtttaccatgttcaaattcttgataataatcttactccaattactattagtgagaagaactcttcttatgccaaaattaatgatacttctatgcatatgaaccatgataagaatgttttaagtgatgggtatattgtggatttcatcaatgatgctactgaaagttattatgagagagggaaatatggtcgtatgcatcttaataatattaagtttcccctctttatgttgagaatcttgaagttactcgtgttttatcctcttatgcttgtcactttgttcttcatgaattcatttgtgtacaagattcctcttcataggaagcatgttagacttaaatttgttttgaatttgcctcttgaagctctcttttgcttcaaatactatttcccgcgaatggattattaaaactgctgagcccatcttaatggctataaagaaagaacttcttgggagataacccatgtgttattttgctacagtaatttgtttttattttgtgccttggaagttgtttactactgtagcaacctctccttatcttagttttgtgttttgttgtgccaagtgaagcctctaatcgaaggttgatactagatttggatttctgtgcagaaacagatttctatctgtcacgaatctgggctgttttctctgtagaaaaatcataaaaatatgccaatttacgtacgtgttcctcagatatgtacgcaactttcattagttttgagttttctgatctgagcaacggaagtatttattaaaaattcgtctttacggactgttctgttttgacagattctgccttttatttcgcattgcttctttcgctgtgttgggtggatttctttgttccattaccttccagtagctttgagcaatatccagaagtgttaagaatgattgtgtcacctctgaacatgtgagtttttgattatgtactaacccctctaatgaagtttatgagaagtttggtgtgaaggaagttttcaagggtcaagagaggaggatgatatactatgatcaagaagagtgaaagctctaagcttggggatgccccggtggttcacccctgcatatatcaagaagactcaagcgtctaagtttggggatgcccaaggcatccccttcttcatcgacaaattatcaggttccttctcttgaaactatatttttattcggtcacatcttatgtgctttacttggagcgtctgtatgcttttatttttgtttgtgtttgaataaattggattatatCATGCTTGtgagggagagagacacgctccgctgtagcatatggacaagtatgtccttagtttctactcatagtattcatggcgaagtttcttcttcgttaaattgttatatggttggaattggaaaatgatacatgtagtaattgctataaatgtcttgggtaatgtgatacttggcaattgttgtgctcatgattaagctcttgcatcatatgctttgcacccattaatgaagaaatacatagagcatgctaaaatttggtttgcatattttatttctctaaggtctagataatttctagtattgagtttgaacaacaaggaagacggtgtagagttttataatgttttcaatatgtcttttatgtgagttttgctgcaccggttcatgcttgtgtttgtttcaaataagccttgctagcctaaaccttgtatcgagagggaatacttctcatgcatccaaaatacttgagccaaccactatgccatttgtgtccaccatacctacctactacatggtattttccgccattctaaagtaaattgcttgagtgctacctttaaaattccatcattcacctttgcaatatatagctcatgggacaaatagcttaaaaactattgtggtattgaatatgtacttatgcactttatctcttattaagttgctcgttgtgcgataaccatgttcactggggacgccatcaactactccttgttgaatttcatgtgagttgctatgcatgttcgtcttgtctgaagtaagagcgatctaccaccttatggttaagcatgcatattgttagagaagaacattgggccgctaactaaa
Coding sequences within it:
- the LOC127344075 gene encoding early nodulin-like protein 9 yields the protein MARGQQQRCLALACLVAMCMSTASAFVFKAGGTGEWRVPGQANASGGNIASYNTWAEHTRFRVGDAIAFTYEPGKDSVLIVDEKAYDACDTGSPVDTFSDGNTVFTFTKSGPFYFISGNKDNCNRNEKLVVVVMGPRAADNGTATHTALAPSPAYNGVTFSPPSPPPPFGIDISPTASEPSAAVVKAAGMAGTAAFVIGAMFYALV